Genomic window (Syntrophales bacterium):
CCCTCTTCCGCCGGGTCTCCTGTTTCCTGGCCTCCATGTTCAGGAAGCGGTTCAGCCGCTCCCGGAGGGCATTGTTCGAAGATGCCAGGACGGCATCCACCGAAGCCCGGGCCATCGCCCGCTCGGCGTCGTCGCCGATCACCATTCCATAACCGCGGCAGCCTGCGTATTCCACTTCGACCTCCGTGACAAAGACCTCGCCCAGGTAAAACTCATCCTCGGAGGAATCCAGGGCCGCCATCATCACCAGGCCCGTCCGGGGACCGCGCACAATGGAGATTTCCTCGGCCGGAACCAGGCCGAGGAGCTTCCGGACGGCCCGCACGGACATCTGCATGATGCACTCCGGAAGAGGTTTTCCCGGGGCAGCCGGTGTCTGTTTCATGTCACGTCCACTTCAAAGCTCAAGCCGTGTTCGCGGAATCCCAGCGAGCGGTAGAACCGGTGGGCATCCACGCGGCGGCGATTGCTCGAGAGCACCATCTTGTAGCAATGCTTCTCCCGGCAGCGGTTCATGGCGAAGCGCATCATCTCCCTCCCGATCCCCCTTCCTCTCCAGCCTTCGAGAACCACGACGTCCTCCACGACACCTGACGGCGCCCCGAGGTGGCCCAGGTTGTCCATGACGAGCAGAGCAAAGGCGCCGAGGACCTCTCCCTCCAGGACGGCCAGGTAAAGCCGGTAGTCCGGATAGCTGCGCATCCGTTCGAAGAGCCGGCGCGCAGCGTCGGCATCGAGCACGCGCCCGTTGTCCAGGCCGAGCCCGGCGAAAAGCGGCAGGACGCGGGGCAGGTCGGCTTCCCCGGCCTCCCGGATCATGAGATTCCGGATGATTCCCTCGTCCACGGTCAGGTGTACCTCCTTCGGATCACGGCGCTCAGACGATCCACGAGCGCCACGGTGATGACGATGACGATCAGGATCGTGGTCACGTCCTGGTTTTCGTAGCTCCTCAGCTTGTCGTAAAGGTAGACGCCGATCCCCCCGGCGCCGGTGAAGCCAAGGATGGTCGCCGAGCGCACGTCCGACTCGAACCGGTAGAGGGTCATGGAGACGAAGTAGGGCGTTATCTGCGGGATCACGGCATAGCGGATCACCTTGAGAGGGCCGGCCCCCGTGGCCATGAGCGCCGTGACCGGCTCCGGCTGCACGTTTTCGATGCCCTCGGAAAACAGCTTGATGAGCACCCCCGAGGTGTGGATCCCCAGCGCCAGGATGCCCGGCATGGGTCCGAGCCCGACGGCGGATACGAAGATCAGCGCCCAGACCAGCTCGTTGATGGAGCGCGACAGGTTCGCGAAAAAGCGGATCGCTGTGTACAGGATCTTCCGGAGCAGGATCGACGCGATGCGCCTGCCGGGGATCAGGATCTCCAGTGTGTTGCGAGAGGCTCCGAAGGCCAGCGGAAAGGCGATCAGCACGGAGAGGATAAGGGCCAGGACGGCCATCTGCACCGTCTCCAGCATGGAAAGAAAATACCGGTTCAGACCCGCGCTCTTCAGGCTCGGCGGGAAGAATCCGCTCTCGGCGATCTCCGGGTTTCCCCGGATGTAGACGATCATGTTGTTCCAGCCGTCGAGCAGGGCGGTGACGCTCATCTGGGTGGAGCTCCAGCTCCAGGTGACCACGGCCAGGCCCAGGAAAATCATGGCCAGGTTGAACGCGCTGAACGGGTTCGTCTTTCTCTTGATGTCGGTCAGGGGCATAATTCATCCGGGGGGTAGGGGGCGGGACACAGCCCGCCCCCTGCAGCAGGTACGAGAGGGGTCCCGGTTATTTTTTCATTCTTTTCTGAACATCCATCAGGGCCCGGATCGGATCGTACGTCCTGTCCGTGACGGGGGCGTAGCCCTTGACCTTCAGCATCTCGAGGCCAGCCTTGTCGCTGTAGCCCAGGAAAGCCTTCGCCAGGGCCTTCTTCAGGGATTCCGGCAGGTCCTTCCGGTAGGCCATGGGCGAGCCGGGGATCAGCGGCGATTTCCAGATGATCTCGAAGTCCTTCTCCGCGTTCCACTGCTTGCCGTTGCCGCGGGCCATGTCGAGATCGTTGGTCGAGGCGGCGTCGATCTTCCCCGCCTTCACGGAAATCATGGAGGCCTCGTGGCTGCCGGAGTAGATGACCTTGGAGAAATACGCCGCCGGGTCGATCTTCAGATCGTTGACGAAGTGGACCATGGGAACAAGGGTTCCGCTCGTGGAATTGGGATCCACGAAGGCCCATACCTTCCCCTTCAGGTCGGCCATGGTCTTCAGGCCCGACCCTTTCTTCGTGATGATCAGGCCGTGGTACCCCTTCGCCCCGTCTTTGCTTACCTCGATGACGAACGCCTCGGCACCGGCGCGCCTGGACGCCTCGACGTAGGACTTGGGTCCGAAATAGGCGAAGTCCACGTGCTTGAACTGCATGCCCGTGATCACGCCGGCGTAATCGGTGGCCACCTTGACCTCGATGGGCAGGCCGAGCTTCCTCTCCAGGTGCTTCACGAGGCTGTCGAAGCGCTCCGTGATGTTGGCCGTCGAATCCGTGGGGATGATGCCGAAGACGAGCTTCTTCGGCCAGTCGGCGGGCGCGGCGAAGGCAGGTGCACTGAAAAGGCAGACGGTAAGAATTACGGCGGTCAGGAACGGGATCAGTCTCTTCATGGGTTTCTCCTTCTTTCTTTTTTTGGTTCCGATTCAGGCGTTCAGTGCCGCCTCCGGGACGAACGGCCGGAAGGGCAGTCCCCTCCCGCTTCGCTCTTCGAATGCGTCACGCTCCGAGCCGCTATAGATTTCCTGAAGAGCGTCCTCCGTCAGGCGGGCCGGGGGACCGTCGAAAACGATCCTTCCGTCCCTGAGGCCGAGGATCCGCGTACAGCACGCTCGGGCATAATCGAGCTGGTGGAGGTTGGAAACGACGGTGATGCCGTATTTCTCGTTGATGGCGCGGAGCGTGTCCATGACCCTGCCGGCGCTCAGGGGATCGAGGGAGGAGATGGGCTCGTCGGCCAGGATGATCTCCGGCTCCTGGGCCAGCGCCCGGGCGATGGCCACCCGCTGCATCTGCCCGCCCGAAAGCCGGTCACAGCGCTGGAGCGCCGCGTCCTCAATGCCGACGATGCGCATGCACTCCCAGATCCTTTCGTATTGTCCCGAGGTGTAGTATTTGATCATTGCGGGCAGGAGATACATCCGCCCGAGCATGCCACCGGCGATGTTGTCCACCACCGTCAGGCGCTTGACCAGGTTGAACCCCTGGAAAATGATCCCGATCCGGGCGCGGAGGCGCTTCAGGGAGGCGCCGGCGACCCGGTGGACCGGCTCGCCCAGGACGTGAAGCTCTCCGCCGAAGATGGAGACGCCCGCGTTGATGGACATGAGCAGGGTTGATTTGCCCGCCCCGGACGGCCCGATGATGCTGATGAACTCCCCCTTGCGGATCTGCAGGTCGACGTCGGGGAGGACCACGCGTTTTCCGTAACCCAGGGCCAGGGCGCGCGCTTCGATCTGAACCATGGAGCACCTCTCTCGGGGAAATTTGCGGTACGGGCCGGTCCTGTCCGATCCGCTGCGGCTCCCCTTGTAGGAGATCCATGTTACGGGGTGATGATGCGGCCGTTACAATTTCGTGAAAGAAGATCCGGATGTGTCATTTCCATGAAAGCGGGATGTCATTTCCATGAAATATGACCGTCCATAAAGAGGTCGACAGGAACAAAATTCTCTCCAGGACCCCGGTAGGGCTGTGTTCGGTGACGGTCGATCCGTCCCGCCCGAACCGGAAGGACCCGATTGAGAGAATCGTTCCTCTTCTGTATAATGCAGCCCGACCCAAGGTCGAATCATTCGATAAAGGGAGAGCGCACTTCATGGCGGCACGGATCCTCATCGCCGATGATGAAAAAGACATCGTGGAACTGATCGCCTTCAACCTGGAGAAGGAGGGGTTTCCGGTCCTGAAAGCCTACGACGGCGAGACCGCCCTGGAGCTCGCCCGGAGCGGAAGGCCGGACCTGCTTCTCCTGGACCTGATGCTGCCGGGCATTCCGGGGCTCGATCTCTGCCGGATCCTTCGAAAAGACCCCCGCACGGCATCCCTTCCCATCATCATGGTCACCGCCAAGGGCGAGGAAATGGACCGGGTGCTGGGCCTGGAGATGGGGGCCGACGACTACGTGACGAAACCCTTCAGCGTCCGGGAGCTCGCCGCCCGGGTCCGGGCCGTCCTCCGCCGGCGGACGGATCAGGAAAAAACGCCGGAAGAGATCATCGAAGGCGGCCCGCTCCGAGTCAACCTGTCCACCTGCGAGGTTTTTGTCGGCGGCCGCCGGGTGGAGCTGAGCGCCAAGGAACTCCGGCTTCTCGCCTTCCTCGCCCGCCGGCCCGGCCGGGTCTACACCCGGGAACAGATCCTGGACCAGGTCTGGGGAGACGAGGTCTACGTCGAGCCCCGCACCGTGGACGTCCACATCAAGCGCCTGCGCGCCCGCATCGAGGAAAATCCGGAAAAGCCGCGGCTGATCCAGACGGTCCGGGGGATCGGATACCGCCTGGCCGACGGTGTCCCGGAATAGGATCCAGACGTCACCTATCTTTCATCGCGCTGTCATCCTCCTGTAACAATGTTCCCATAGATTGCCCCCATCAACCATGAAGGAGGACATCATGAACATCCGGAAAGCGGCAGCCCTGGCGATCGTGTGCTGCCTGGTCGCGGCAGCACCCGTACTCGCCGCGGAGAACATCGTCATCAAGGGATCCACCACGGTCCTGCCCATCGCTCAGAGGGCTCTGGAAACCTACATGAAGGCCCATCCCGGGGTACAGATCTCCCTGTCGGGCGGCGGCTCCGGGGAAGGCATCAAGGCCATCGTCGACAAGACGGCGGACATCGGGAACTCCTCCCGGGAGATCAAGAAGGAGGAGATCGCCCTGGCCGCAAAGAAGGGCGTCCAGCCCGTCGCCCACGTGGTCGCCTTCGACGCCCTCGTGCCTGTCGTTCACCCGTCAAACCCGGTCCAGGGCCTGACCGTCGAGCAGCTAAGCCTGATCTACCAGGGAAAGATCACCAACTGGAAGGAAGTGGGCGGCAAGGACATGCGGATCGTCGCCATCTCCCGCGACTCCTCGTCGGGAACCTTCGAGTCCTGGGATCATTTCGTCATGAAGAAGGCCAAGGTCTCCCCCCGGGCCCAGATGCTGGCCTCCAACGGCGCCGTCTACACCGCCGTCTCGAAGAACCGTTACAGCATCGGCTACCTCGGGATGGGCTACGTGAAGAAGGGGGTGAAGGCCCTCGCGGTGGCGGGCGTCCAGGCAACCCCGGAGACGGCCCTCTCAAGGCAGTACCCCATGTCCAGGGAGCTCTACATGTACACCAACGGCGAGCCTGCGGGTGAGACGGCAAAGTTCATTGCCTTCATCAAGAGCCCGACGGGCCAGAAGATCGTGGCTGGCGAGGGTTTCGTGCCGATCCAGGGAGCCGCCCCGGCCGGGAAGGGCAAAAAGAAATAGAGCAGGAAAGAAACGATGAACCGGAAACAGAAGGAGGCCGCCATCCGGGCGGTCTTCTTTTCCTTCGCCCTCATATCGATCCTGATCCTGGGACTGATCGTCGTGTCCCTCTTCCGGGAGGGACTGCCCATCTTCAAGCAGGTGTCCGTGAAGGACTTCCTCTTCGGAATGGAGTGGTATCCGACGTACGATCCGCCCTCCTTCGGGATCTGGCCGCTGATCGTCGGTTCCGTCATCGTGACGGTCCTGGCGACGATCATCGCCATTCCCGTGGGGATCCTGACGGCCGTATACATCGCCGAGGTGGCGCCCGGCCTCGTCAAGGACGTCTTCAAGTCCATCATCGAGCTTCTGGCGGGGCTTCCCTCGGTGGTCCTGGGCTTCTTCGGCATGGTCGTGGTGGCGCCCTGGCTCCAGGACACCTTCGACCTGCCCACGGGGCTCAACATCATCAATGCTTCCATGATCCTCGCCCTGATGGCGGTCCCCACCATCGCGAGCATCTCCGAGGACGCCCTGTACGCCGTCCCCCGTGAATACAAGGAGGCTTCCTACGCCCTCGGGGCGACGACCCATGAGACCATCCTCCGGGTGGTCATCCCGTCGGCCCTCTCGGGGATCTCAACGGCGGTCATCCTCGGGATGTCCCGGGCCATCGGGGAGACCATGGTAGTGCTGATGGTCGCCGGTGGCGCCGCCGCCATCCCGGAGAGCCTCTTCGATTCGGTCCGGCCGATGCCCGCCAGCATCGCCGCGGAGATGGGCGAGGCGCCGTTCCGGAGCGCCCACTACCAGGCCCTGTTCGCCACGGGCATCGTGCTCTTCTTCATCACCCTGGCCTTCAACCTGGTGGCGGATTACATATCCAACAAATTCAAGGAGGTCGGATCGGGAACGCTATGACCACGTCCTCCCTCCGGTATCGATACGTCAAGCAGCATGTCTTTTTCGGGCTCGTCCGCCTGTCGGCCTTCGTCCTCGCCCTCGCCCTGTGCGGCATCCTGGCCTACATCGTCGTTCACGGGATCGGGGCGCTGAGCTGGGAGTTCATCACCCAGCCCCCCCGGGACGCCATGACGAAGGGCGGGATCATGCCGGCCATCGTCGGGACCTTCTACCTCACCGTCGGCGCCATCCTGGTGGGGCTTCCGCTGGGGATCGTCTCGGCGGTGTACCTGACCGAATACGCCAAGCAGGGGCCGGTCATCCGGATCATCCGCATCGGCATCAACTGCCTCGCGGGAGTGCCGTCGGTCGTCTTCGGCCTCTTCGGCCTCGGCCTCTTCGTGGTCTCCCTCAAGTTCGGGTCCTCCATCCTGGCAGGCTCGCTGACCCTGGGATTCCTGATCCTGCCGACGATCATCGGCGCCTCGGAGGAGGCCCTGAAGTCGGTCCCCCAGACGTTCCGGGAGGCGTCGCTGGCACTGGGCGTGTCGAAGTGGCAGACCATCTGGCGCATCGTCCTGCCGTCGGCCCTGCCGGGTATCCTGACGGGGTCCATCCTCGGCCTCGGCCGGGCGGCCGGCGAGACGGCGCCCATCATGTTCACGGCGGCGGCCTTCTTTACCGCCAAGCTGCCCTCCTCGATCTTCGACGAGGTCATGGCGCTTCCCTACCACATCTACGTGCTGGCGACGGCGGGGACCCACATCGAGGAGACGCGGCCCCTCCAGTACGGGACCGTGCTCGTCCTCATCCTCCTTGTCCTCGGGATCGACCTCGTGGCCATCCTGATCCGGGCGGCCATCCGAAGGAGAAAAAAATGGTAAATCAGGCAGACCGGATCATCATCCGGGCGGAGGACATCAACTTCTACTACGGGTCCTTCAAGGCCCTGACGGACGTCAGCATGGCCTTCGAAACGAACCGGGTCACGGCCCTTATCGGCCCCTCCGGATGCGGGAAGTCCACGCTGCTCCGGCTCCTCAACCGGATGAACGACCTCATCGACGGGTCCCGGGTGGAGGGCCGGATCCTCTTCGAGGGCCGGAACATCTACGACCCGGACGTGGATCCCGTGGAGGTCCGCCGCCGGATCGGCATGGTCTTCCAGAAGCCCAACCCCTTCCCGAAGTCGATCTTCAACAACATCACCTATGGTCCCCGCCTGGCGGGGGTCAGCGGCAAGGGGGATCTGGAGGCCCTGGTGGAGCATAGCCTCCGGCAGGCGGTGCTCTGGGACGAAGTGAAGGACATCCTCGGCCAGTCGGCCATGATGCTCTCCGGCGGCCAGCAGCAACGCCTCTGCATCGCCCGGGCCCTGGCAATGAAGCCGGACATCCTCCTCATGGACGAGCCGACCTCGGCCCTCGACCCCATCTCGACGGCGAGAATCGAGGAGTTGATCGAAGAGCTGAAAAAGACGTATACCATCATCATCGTCACGCACAACATGCAGCAGGCGGCCCGCGTCTCGGACTTCACGGGGTTCTTCTACCTGGGAAAGCTGATCGAGTTCAACGCGACGGAAACGATCTTCACGAAACCCGACGTGAAGCAGACGGAAGACTACATCACCGGCCGGTTCGGCTGAGAGGAGGAGCGTGGCCATGGAGGAGAAGAGGCACACCAGCACCCATTACGAGCGGGAGCTCCGGGAGGTCAAGGAAGGCCTGCTTTACATCGGGGCCCTCACGGAGAAGGCCATCGAGCAGGCCATGGGGGCGCTCCTGGAGAGGGATTCCCTGCTGGCCCGCCGGGTCATCGCCGAGGATGACCGGATCGACGCCCTGGACATGGAGCTGGAGGAGAAATGCATCCGCCTCCTCGCCCTCCGCCAGCCCGCCGCCAAGGACCTGCGCTTCATCACGACGTCCATCAAGATCAACGGCCACCTGGAGCGGATCGGCGACATGGCCGTCAACATCGCCCAGAAGGCCATCATTCTCAACGACGAGCCCCAGCTCAAGCCCTACATCGACCTGCCCCGGATGGCCGAGATCACCCGGAGGATGATCCAGAAAAGCCTGGACGCACTCGTCCGGGAAGACTGCCCCCTGGCGGAAGAGGTCCGCCAGGAGGAAAGCGCGGTGGACTGCCTGAACGACCAGATCTTCCGCGAGCTCCTGACCTTCATGATGGAGGACCCCCGGACGATCCACCGGGCGCTCCTGATCATGCAGATCTCCAAGAACTTGGAGCGGATCGCCGACCACGCCAAGGGCGTCGCCGACATGGTCATCTACATGGTGACAGGCCAGAGCGTCCGCCACCAGATCCCCCAATGCCCGGACCGAAACGGATAATGAAAAACAGGCTGTTCTTCCGCACGCTTGCATCGTACGTCGTCATCGTCCTGTTGACGTTCGGGATGATTTACGCCCTGCTGAGCCGGCAGATCCGGGAGACCTCCCTGGAGCGGAACGAGGTGACACTGACGGCCTACGCGCACATCATCGACCTGGGCACACTGTCCCAGGTCGTCCTCCAGGTGGACGACCTGGCCCGCATCACCGGTGCGCGGGTCACCGTCGTGGACGCCTCGGGAAAGGTCCTGGCGGACTCGGCGAGGCACGATGGAATCATGCAGACCCACCTGGACCGTCCGGAGATCCAGGAAGCGCGCCTGCGCGGCAAGGGGCGGGCCGTCCGCTACAGCCAGACCTTGGGCGTGGACATGCTCTACGTGGCTTTCCCGATCAGGGCCGGCGCAGGGGAGACCGGTTTCATCCGCCTCGCCCTGCCCCTCACGGAGGTCCGCACATCCCTCAAAAACCTCCAGGAATCCCTGCTCGCCACGGGCCTGCTGGCCCTGGCGGCGTCCCTCTTCCTGGCGGCTTTCTTCTCCTGGCGTTTTGCGGCCCCGATCCGGGAGATGGAGCTCTTCACCGAACGGCTGCGGCATGGCGAGCTCTCCGGCAACCTGATTGTCCGGGGATCCGACGAGATGAAGCTCCTGGGGGAAAACATCAACCACCTGGTGGAGGAGCTGCGGGGGCAGGTCGCGGAGCTGCGCGATGAGCGGGCGAAGCTCATTGCCACCTTCGCCGGAATGAGCGAAGGGGTCATGCTCCTGGATGCAGGCGGACGGATTGAGGGCTATAACCGGGCGTTCCGTTCCATGATCGCGGAACGCTACGGGGACGTGACCGGCAAGACCCTGATGGAGGCCTTCCGGAACATCGATCTGCAAAACCTGTTCGAGGAGTTCCGGAAGACAAACGAGCCGCAGACAGGGGAGCTGATCCTGGGGACGCAGCATTCCCTCGTCCTGGATGTCAGCATCGACCCGGTGCAGGGAGATCCCGGGGAGGAAAAGACGGTCTTCGTCTTCCACGACGTGACGCGGATGAAGCGGCTGGAGCAGATGCGGATCGACTTCGTCGCCAACATGGCCCACGAGATCCGCACGCCCCTGACGGCCATCCTGGGATTCGTGGAGACGCTCCGGAGCGGCGACGTGGAAGACCCGGAGCAGGCCGCAAGATTCCTGGCAATCATCGAGGAGCAGGCCCGGCGGCTGAATCGTCTCCTGGACGACCTGATGACGCTGTCCAACATCGAACTCGGGGAGACACGGTTTTCCTTCGAGGAGGTTCCCCTCGGCGAGGCCCTGGACCAGATCCTGCCGATGCTGGAAGAGCGGATCCGGCAGAAGCGGCTCACCCTGAATCGGGAAATCCCGCCGGAGATGTCTCCCCTGCGGGCCGACCGGGACCGGCTGGTTCAAGCCCTCCTCAACGTCCTGGACAACGCCGTGAAGTTCACGCCGGAGGAGGGAAAGATCCGTATTTCCGCGGAGACCGACGCCACCGGATGGACGATCGTCCGGATCAGCGACACCGGGATCGGCATCCCCGAGGGTGAAATCAGCCGGATCGGCGAGCGGTTCTACCGGGTGGACCGGACCCGCTCCCGGGAGATGGGCGGCACAGGCCTGGGTCTTTCCATCGTCAAGCACATTGTGGCCGCCCACGGCGGCTCCATGCTCATCGACAGCCGCCTGGGGCACGGCACGACGGTCTCCCTTCGCTTCCCCCCTTCCCTCCCCCTCTAAAAAAGCAGGTGAGATCATGATTGGCCAAAATCATCCGCAAACAGATTCCGCCGGCTGTCGATACAGGGCATTTCGCGTTCCGACCGTCCCGTTATAAATTACAGGATCCGGTTTTTCCGGACACGTCTGAAATCCAATTTGCTTTTTCACCGGAAGGGGGACATCGACCATGGAGATGGACCGGAGCCGCGCCAACCGGACCCGCTACCGGCCGGGCCAACGGAAAGGACACTACGAGAGCTTCTTCCAGCGGGCGAACCACCCGACGCGCCCCCTGGCCTTCTGGATCCGCTACACCATCTTCAGCCCCCAGGACCGCCCCGGGGACGCCATCGGCGAGCTCTGGGCCGTCTGGTTCGACGGTGAGACGGGCAGCCACACGGCAGTCAAGAAGGAGGTTCCCTTCCGTGAGTGCGCCTTCAGCGAAGAGGTCTTGTCGGCCAGGGTGGCGGACGCCGTTCTGGACGAAGCCGGCTTGAAGGGCGATGCGGCCTCCGGCGGTCACCGGATTTCCTGGGATCTCCGGTTTTCAGGGCGGATGGATCCTCTCTTCCTGCTGCCGCTGAACTCCTACGAGGCCGGCTTCCCAAAGGCGAAAAGCCTGGTGGGGATGCCCATGGCCGTCTACAGCGGGGTGCTCGCCGTGGACGGGCGAGAGG
Coding sequences:
- the pstC gene encoding phosphate ABC transporter permease subunit PstC produces the protein MNRKQKEAAIRAVFFSFALISILILGLIVVSLFREGLPIFKQVSVKDFLFGMEWYPTYDPPSFGIWPLIVGSVIVTVLATIIAIPVGILTAVYIAEVAPGLVKDVFKSIIELLAGLPSVVLGFFGMVVVAPWLQDTFDLPTGLNIINASMILALMAVPTIASISEDALYAVPREYKEASYALGATTHETILRVVIPSALSGISTAVILGMSRAIGETMVVLMVAGGAAAIPESLFDSVRPMPASIAAEMGEAPFRSAHYQALFATGIVLFFITLAFNLVADYISNKFKEVGSGTL
- the pstA gene encoding phosphate ABC transporter permease PstA, whose product is MTTSSLRYRYVKQHVFFGLVRLSAFVLALALCGILAYIVVHGIGALSWEFITQPPRDAMTKGGIMPAIVGTFYLTVGAILVGLPLGIVSAVYLTEYAKQGPVIRIIRIGINCLAGVPSVVFGLFGLGLFVVSLKFGSSILAGSLTLGFLILPTIIGASEEALKSVPQTFREASLALGVSKWQTIWRIVLPSALPGILTGSILGLGRAAGETAPIMFTAAAFFTAKLPSSIFDEVMALPYHIYVLATAGTHIEETRPLQYGTVLVLILLVLGIDLVAILIRAAIRRRKKW
- the phnC gene encoding phosphonate ABC transporter ATP-binding protein produces the protein MVQIEARALALGYGKRVVLPDVDLQIRKGEFISIIGPSGAGKSTLLMSINAGVSIFGGELHVLGEPVHRVAGASLKRLRARIGIIFQGFNLVKRLTVVDNIAGGMLGRMYLLPAMIKYYTSGQYERIWECMRIVGIEDAALQRCDRLSGGQMQRVAIARALAQEPEIILADEPISSLDPLSAGRVMDTLRAINEKYGITVVSNLHQLDYARACCTRILGLRDGRIVFDGPPARLTEDALQEIYSGSERDAFEERSGRGLPFRPFVPEAALNA
- a CDS encoding ATP-binding protein, with protein sequence MKNRLFFRTLASYVVIVLLTFGMIYALLSRQIRETSLERNEVTLTAYAHIIDLGTLSQVVLQVDDLARITGARVTVVDASGKVLADSARHDGIMQTHLDRPEIQEARLRGKGRAVRYSQTLGVDMLYVAFPIRAGAGETGFIRLALPLTEVRTSLKNLQESLLATGLLALAASLFLAAFFSWRFAAPIREMELFTERLRHGELSGNLIVRGSDEMKLLGENINHLVEELRGQVAELRDERAKLIATFAGMSEGVMLLDAGGRIEGYNRAFRSMIAERYGDVTGKTLMEAFRNIDLQNLFEEFRKTNEPQTGELILGTQHSLVLDVSIDPVQGDPGEEKTVFVFHDVTRMKRLEQMRIDFVANMAHEIRTPLTAILGFVETLRSGDVEDPEQAARFLAIIEEQARRLNRLLDDLMTLSNIELGETRFSFEEVPLGEALDQILPMLEERIRQKRLTLNREIPPEMSPLRADRDRLVQALLNVLDNAVKFTPEEGKIRISAETDATGWTIVRISDTGIGIPEGEISRIGERFYRVDRTRSREMGGTGLGLSIVKHIVAAHGGSMLIDSRLGHGTTVSLRFPPSLPL
- the phoU gene encoding phosphate signaling complex protein PhoU is translated as MEEKRHTSTHYERELREVKEGLLYIGALTEKAIEQAMGALLERDSLLARRVIAEDDRIDALDMELEEKCIRLLALRQPAAKDLRFITTSIKINGHLERIGDMAVNIAQKAIILNDEPQLKPYIDLPRMAEITRRMIQKSLDALVREDCPLAEEVRQEESAVDCLNDQIFRELLTFMMEDPRTIHRALLIMQISKNLERIADHAKGVADMVIYMVTGQSVRHQIPQCPDRNG
- the phnE gene encoding phosphonate ABC transporter, permease protein PhnE, with the translated sequence MPLTDIKRKTNPFSAFNLAMIFLGLAVVTWSWSSTQMSVTALLDGWNNMIVYIRGNPEIAESGFFPPSLKSAGLNRYFLSMLETVQMAVLALILSVLIAFPLAFGASRNTLEILIPGRRIASILLRKILYTAIRFFANLSRSINELVWALIFVSAVGLGPMPGILALGIHTSGVLIKLFSEGIENVQPEPVTALMATGAGPLKVIRYAVIPQITPYFVSMTLYRFESDVRSATILGFTGAGGIGVYLYDKLRSYENQDVTTILIVIVITVALVDRLSAVIRRRYT
- a CDS encoding phosphate ABC transporter substrate-binding protein codes for the protein MNIRKAAALAIVCCLVAAAPVLAAENIVIKGSTTVLPIAQRALETYMKAHPGVQISLSGGGSGEGIKAIVDKTADIGNSSREIKKEEIALAAKKGVQPVAHVVAFDALVPVVHPSNPVQGLTVEQLSLIYQGKITNWKEVGGKDMRIVAISRDSSSGTFESWDHFVMKKAKVSPRAQMLASNGAVYTAVSKNRYSIGYLGMGYVKKGVKALAVAGVQATPETALSRQYPMSRELYMYTNGEPAGETAKFIAFIKSPTGQKIVAGEGFVPIQGAAPAGKGKKK
- a CDS encoding winged helix-turn-helix domain-containing protein; the protein is MAARILIADDEKDIVELIAFNLEKEGFPVLKAYDGETALELARSGRPDLLLLDLMLPGIPGLDLCRILRKDPRTASLPIIMVTAKGEEMDRVLGLEMGADDYVTKPFSVRELAARVRAVLRRRTDQEKTPEEIIEGGPLRVNLSTCEVFVGGRRVELSAKELRLLAFLARRPGRVYTREQILDQVWGDEVYVEPRTVDVHIKRLRARIEENPEKPRLIQTVRGIGYRLADGVPE
- the phnD gene encoding phosphonate ABC transporter substrate-binding protein — translated: MKRLIPFLTAVILTVCLFSAPAFAAPADWPKKLVFGIIPTDSTANITERFDSLVKHLERKLGLPIEVKVATDYAGVITGMQFKHVDFAYFGPKSYVEASRRAGAEAFVIEVSKDGAKGYHGLIITKKGSGLKTMADLKGKVWAFVDPNSTSGTLVPMVHFVNDLKIDPAAYFSKVIYSGSHEASMISVKAGKIDAASTNDLDMARGNGKQWNAEKDFEIIWKSPLIPGSPMAYRKDLPESLKKALAKAFLGYSDKAGLEMLKVKGYAPVTDRTYDPIRALMDVQKRMKK
- the phnG gene encoding phosphonate C-P lyase system protein PhnG — protein: MQMSVRAVRKLLGLVPAEEISIVRGPRTGLVMMAALDSSEDEFYLGEVFVTEVEVEYAGCRGYGMVIGDDAERAMARASVDAVLASSNNALRERLNRFLNMEARKQETRRKRESSLIARTRVDFETMKRT
- a CDS encoding GNAT family N-acetyltransferase encodes the protein MDEGIIRNLMIREAGEADLPRVLPLFAGLGLDNGRVLDADAARRLFERMRSYPDYRLYLAVLEGEVLGAFALLVMDNLGHLGAPSGVVEDVVVLEGWRGRGIGREMMRFAMNRCREKHCYKMVLSSNRRRVDAHRFYRSLGFREHGLSFEVDVT
- the pstB gene encoding phosphate ABC transporter ATP-binding protein PstB, producing MVNQADRIIIRAEDINFYYGSFKALTDVSMAFETNRVTALIGPSGCGKSTLLRLLNRMNDLIDGSRVEGRILFEGRNIYDPDVDPVEVRRRIGMVFQKPNPFPKSIFNNITYGPRLAGVSGKGDLEALVEHSLRQAVLWDEVKDILGQSAMMLSGGQQQRLCIARALAMKPDILLMDEPTSALDPISTARIEELIEELKKTYTIIIVTHNMQQAARVSDFTGFFYLGKLIEFNATETIFTKPDVKQTEDYITGRFG